In Rhodoligotrophos defluvii, a genomic segment contains:
- a CDS encoding ABC transporter ATP-binding protein translates to MSDAAASFSPQKVPSQAVPAVSIRNLRKSFGSLEVLRGISLEAMEGDVISILGASGSGKSTMLRCINLLEVPDSGEIRIKGEMIGLKQGKRGVQAADQRQVDRIRSRVAMVFQSFNLWSHMTILENVIEAPVHVQKRPRAECIAEAEALLAKVGIAEKRNQYPSHLSGGQQQRAAIARALAMHPDVMLFDEPTSALDPELVGEVLRVMRSLAEEGRTMLVVTHEMGFARDVSNRVVFLHKGVVEEEGSPAEVFGAPKSERFQQFISSHR, encoded by the coding sequence ATGTCTGATGCAGCTGCATCATTCTCACCTCAAAAAGTGCCGTCTCAAGCTGTCCCGGCCGTGTCGATCAGAAACCTGCGCAAGAGCTTTGGCTCTCTCGAAGTCCTCAGAGGCATATCGCTGGAGGCCATGGAGGGGGACGTCATTTCCATTCTCGGCGCATCGGGTTCCGGCAAGTCCACCATGCTTCGCTGTATCAACCTCCTGGAAGTGCCAGATTCCGGGGAGATCCGCATCAAAGGCGAGATGATCGGACTGAAACAGGGCAAGCGAGGCGTGCAAGCCGCCGATCAGCGGCAGGTGGATCGCATCCGCTCGCGGGTGGCGATGGTATTCCAAAGCTTCAATCTCTGGTCGCACATGACCATCCTCGAGAATGTGATCGAGGCGCCTGTTCACGTGCAGAAGCGCCCGCGCGCCGAATGTATCGCGGAGGCCGAGGCGCTGCTTGCGAAAGTCGGTATTGCGGAGAAGCGCAATCAGTATCCTTCGCATCTGTCCGGTGGTCAGCAGCAGCGCGCGGCCATTGCACGCGCCTTGGCCATGCATCCGGACGTGATGCTGTTCGACGAGCCCACCTCGGCGCTCGATCCCGAGCTTGTCGGCGAAGTGCTGCGGGTCATGCGGTCGCTTGCCGAGGAAGGCCGCACGATGCTCGTCGTCACCCACGAAATGGGTTTTGCCCGCGACGTGTCGAACCGGGTCGTGTTTTTGCACAAGGGCGTGGTCGAGGAGGAAGGGTCTCCGGCAGAGGTGTTCGGCGCCCCCAAATCCGAACGCTTCCAGCAGTTCATCTCAAGTCATCGCTAA
- a CDS encoding aspartate aminotransferase family protein — MNEHPNSIRARDIAHVLHPYTNAQVHEKEGPLVITRGEGIYVFDDDGNRYIEALAGLFCASLGFSEERLVDAAARQMRTLPFYHTFGHKSNEPVVELAERLLALAPVPMSKVFFANSGSEANDTAMKLVWYYHNATGQPAKKKIISRMKAYHGVTIASASLTGLPNNHRDFDLPIPQVLHTDCPGYYRFGKPGETEEEFATRCAQSLEDLIEREGADTIGAFFAEPVMVSGGCIVPPRSYFEKIQNVLRKHDILLIADEVICGFGRTGNMFGCETFGIQPDMMTMAKQLSAAYQPISALMINEKVYQAVVDESGKIGTFGHGFTYSGHPVAAAVALETLKIYEERDILGHVRRVAPLFQDGLRMLGEHPLVGEARGVGLVGTLELVMDKASKATFDPALGVAAYAGKRAQAHGVITRGIGDNFNLCPPLIITEPQINALMEKAKLALDDTLRWVEMGFPGHG, encoded by the coding sequence ATGAACGAACATCCGAACTCCATTCGCGCCCGCGACATCGCACACGTCCTCCACCCCTATACCAACGCGCAGGTGCATGAGAAGGAGGGGCCACTCGTCATCACGCGTGGTGAGGGGATCTATGTCTTTGACGACGATGGAAACCGCTATATCGAGGCGCTTGCGGGGCTCTTCTGCGCATCCCTCGGGTTCAGTGAGGAGCGGCTGGTTGATGCCGCGGCCCGGCAAATGCGCACGCTGCCCTTCTACCATACGTTCGGCCATAAATCGAACGAGCCGGTGGTCGAGCTGGCCGAAAGACTTCTCGCGCTGGCGCCGGTGCCGATGTCGAAGGTCTTCTTTGCGAATTCCGGATCCGAGGCCAACGATACGGCCATGAAGCTGGTCTGGTATTATCACAATGCCACGGGACAGCCGGCCAAGAAGAAAATCATCTCACGGATGAAGGCTTATCATGGCGTCACCATCGCATCAGCCAGTTTGACCGGCTTGCCGAACAATCATCGAGACTTTGACCTGCCCATCCCGCAGGTTCTTCATACGGACTGTCCTGGATATTACCGTTTCGGCAAGCCGGGCGAGACGGAGGAAGAGTTTGCCACCCGATGTGCCCAGTCGCTCGAAGACCTGATCGAGCGCGAGGGGGCGGATACGATCGGCGCGTTCTTCGCCGAGCCGGTGATGGTCTCAGGTGGGTGCATCGTACCGCCGCGCAGCTATTTCGAGAAGATCCAGAACGTCCTGCGCAAGCACGACATCCTGCTGATTGCCGATGAGGTCATCTGCGGGTTCGGCCGTACAGGGAATATGTTCGGCTGTGAGACCTTCGGCATCCAGCCAGACATGATGACCATGGCAAAGCAGCTCTCAGCCGCCTATCAGCCGATTTCGGCGCTGATGATCAACGAAAAGGTCTATCAAGCCGTCGTGGATGAGAGCGGCAAGATCGGCACCTTTGGCCATGGTTTCACCTATAGCGGCCACCCCGTTGCCGCAGCGGTCGCATTGGAGACGTTGAAGATCTACGAGGAGCGTGACATCCTCGGTCACGTGCGCCGCGTCGCGCCCCTTTTTCAGGATGGGCTGCGCATGCTTGGCGAACATCCGCTCGTTGGCGAGGCCCGCGGCGTGGGCCTCGTCGGCACATTGGAGCTCGTGATGGACAAGGCGTCGAAAGCGACTTTCGATCCGGCGCTGGGGGTTGCCGCCTATGCCGGCAAGCGCGCTCAGGCGCATGGGGTGATCACAAGGGGCATCGGCGACAACTTCAACCTCTGCCCGCCCTTGATCATCACGGAACCTCAAATCAACGCGCTGATGGAGAAGGCAAAGCTGGCCCTCGACGACACACTTCGGTGGGTGGAGATGGGATTTCCAGGGCATGGCTGA
- a CDS encoding GntR family transcriptional regulator, whose amino-acid sequence MNTAAVHPKRKAPHAGGGALRRHAYETLKGMILSANFHPGERLSELRLSEMIGVSRTPLREALMLLEAEGLVIGKSNSGYSVLHFDPRSIRDLLIAREGLDGYSAEIACRMATEDDFEQLRRVMADIEELARRDQAEPVEIARKLELGLKVHEVIAAATKNTVIQDMTRRLYEQLQAALWLEVLWLTSSWTDAIVQHRAIVDAVLARDVPRAIEAAREHVRDSLRNMARIEELYEGRRRLFEPLAPRSDHQA is encoded by the coding sequence ATGAACACAGCTGCCGTTCACCCGAAAAGAAAGGCACCGCATGCAGGCGGAGGTGCCCTCAGGCGCCATGCCTATGAGACCTTGAAAGGCATGATCCTGTCGGCAAACTTTCACCCGGGTGAAAGGCTCTCGGAGTTGCGCCTGTCCGAGATGATCGGCGTGAGCCGTACGCCTCTGCGCGAAGCGCTCATGCTTCTTGAAGCTGAAGGCCTTGTCATCGGCAAATCGAACAGCGGCTATTCCGTCCTCCATTTTGATCCGCGCAGCATCCGCGATCTGCTCATCGCGCGCGAAGGGCTCGATGGCTATTCGGCGGAGATCGCGTGCCGGATGGCGACAGAGGACGATTTCGAGCAGCTGAGGCGCGTGATGGCCGATATCGAGGAGCTCGCCAGACGAGACCAGGCCGAGCCGGTTGAGATCGCCCGGAAGCTCGAACTCGGCCTGAAGGTTCATGAGGTGATCGCGGCAGCAACAAAGAACACCGTCATTCAAGACATGACGCGACGGCTTTATGAGCAGCTCCAAGCTGCCTTGTGGCTCGAGGTGTTATGGCTTACCTCATCCTGGACCGATGCCATCGTCCAGCACCGCGCGATCGTCGATGCCGTGCTGGCGCGCGATGTGCCACGAGCGATCGAAGCGGCTCGAGAGCACGTGCGTGATTCATTGCGAAACATGGCGCGCATTGAAGAGCTATATGAAGGACGGCGCCGTCTATTTGAACCGCTGGCGCCACGATCAGACCATCAGGCGTGA
- a CDS encoding MurR/RpiR family transcriptional regulator — MGKQDSSAARPQNRERGGAEGGAAADGSLGALDGIMQRIQVIQASLPPVGRRIAAFVSEHADDVVHMSITEVAERIGVSEGSVIGFCQQIGARGFQQLKLALARDLVRPVQFIHEDLERGDDTATAITKIFRSGLQALEDTMRAVDPVQMKRAVDMILAADRVEVFGIGSAAPIAQDAHYRMMRIGLDARVHVDSHIQAISASLTGPNVAVITISHSGSTVETVAATRLAKEAGARTICVTNFGRSPIQKYADVVLHTVAKETMFRTEAMTSRIAQLAVIDALVACLALETYDEAVGTLQKTFDVLSIKRL; from the coding sequence ATGGGAAAGCAGGATTCATCGGCAGCTCGCCCGCAGAACCGCGAGCGCGGCGGCGCGGAAGGAGGCGCGGCGGCTGACGGCTCCCTCGGTGCGCTGGACGGGATCATGCAGCGCATCCAGGTGATCCAGGCTTCTTTGCCGCCGGTCGGCCGGCGGATTGCGGCTTTTGTCAGCGAGCATGCCGATGACGTCGTCCACATGTCCATCACCGAGGTGGCCGAGCGGATCGGCGTCTCCGAAGGAAGCGTCATCGGCTTCTGCCAGCAGATCGGCGCGCGCGGCTTCCAGCAGCTGAAGCTCGCCCTTGCCCGCGACCTGGTCCGACCGGTCCAGTTCATCCACGAGGACCTCGAACGCGGCGACGACACCGCGACCGCGATCACCAAGATCTTCAGGAGCGGCCTGCAGGCGCTGGAGGACACGATGCGCGCGGTCGACCCCGTGCAGATGAAGCGGGCGGTCGACATGATCCTTGCCGCCGACCGCGTGGAAGTGTTCGGAATCGGCAGCGCGGCGCCGATTGCCCAGGACGCGCATTACCGGATGATGCGCATCGGCCTCGACGCGCGGGTCCATGTCGACAGCCATATCCAGGCGATCAGCGCGTCACTGACGGGACCGAACGTGGCGGTGATCACCATTTCGCATTCGGGCAGCACCGTGGAGACGGTCGCCGCCACCCGCCTTGCCAAGGAAGCGGGCGCCAGGACGATCTGCGTCACGAATTTCGGCCGTTCGCCGATCCAGAAATATGCCGATGTGGTCCTGCATACGGTCGCGAAGGAGACGATGTTCCGGACCGAGGCGATGACCAGCCGCATCGCGCAGCTTGCCGTGATCGATGCCCTCGTCGCCTGCCTGGCGCTCGAGACCTATGACGAGGCCGTGGGCACGCTGCAGAAGACGTTCGACGTCCTCTCCATCAAGCGGCTGTAA
- a CDS encoding cobalamin-independent methionine synthase II family protein, protein MKRSVDRILTTHVGSLPRPAALAEAIVKHDRGTLTPAEAEALPGQIRETVAELVGRQIDAGLDIVNDGEASKIGYATYVRERLTGFEGKGGGLTIWDLHDVPEFAQRSLEGLDPATPACTGPIEYRGHAALDTDIQNLKAASNGRDVSDLFMTAASPGVIAIYLENQHYPTDEAYWEAIAEAMRAEYESIVAAGLVLQIDAPDLAMGRHVSKALHSIEDFRRDVARRVEILNHATRNIPSERFRLHLCWGNYHGPHHHDVALADIVEIILRSKAGAISFEGANPRHQHEWRIWEEVSLPDDKILIPGVIDTCTSYVEHPALIAERIERYASIVGHERVVAGTDCGFANFASYEIVDPKIAWMKLAALAEGAALASRNLRLRDAA, encoded by the coding sequence ATGAAGCGCAGCGTCGACAGGATCTTGACAACCCATGTCGGGAGCTTGCCGCGTCCCGCGGCACTGGCCGAGGCGATCGTGAAGCATGATCGCGGCACGTTGACGCCGGCCGAGGCGGAGGCGCTTCCGGGGCAAATCCGCGAGACGGTGGCCGAACTGGTCGGCAGGCAGATCGATGCCGGCCTCGACATCGTCAATGACGGCGAGGCGAGCAAGATCGGCTATGCCACCTATGTCCGCGAGCGGCTCACCGGCTTCGAAGGCAAGGGCGGCGGGCTGACGATCTGGGACCTTCACGACGTGCCGGAGTTCGCGCAGCGGTCACTAGAAGGCCTCGATCCGGCGACCCCCGCCTGCACGGGGCCGATCGAATACCGCGGGCACGCCGCTCTCGATACGGATATTCAGAACCTCAAGGCGGCGTCCAACGGGCGGGACGTTTCGGACCTCTTCATGACCGCGGCGTCGCCGGGCGTGATCGCCATCTATCTGGAGAACCAGCACTATCCGACGGATGAGGCGTATTGGGAGGCGATCGCCGAGGCCATGCGCGCCGAATACGAGTCGATCGTGGCGGCAGGCCTCGTCCTGCAGATCGATGCTCCCGATCTCGCCATGGGCCGTCACGTCAGCAAGGCGCTGCACAGCATCGAGGATTTCCGGCGCGACGTGGCGCGGCGCGTCGAAATCCTTAACCACGCGACCCGCAACATCCCTTCCGAGCGCTTCCGGCTGCATCTGTGCTGGGGCAATTATCACGGGCCCCATCACCACGACGTGGCGCTGGCTGATATCGTCGAGATCATCCTGCGCTCCAAGGCCGGCGCGATCTCGTTCGAGGGCGCCAATCCACGCCACCAGCACGAATGGAGAATATGGGAGGAGGTTTCGCTCCCCGACGACAAGATTCTCATTCCCGGCGTGATCGACACCTGCACGAGCTATGTCGAGCACCCCGCCCTGATCGCCGAACGCATCGAGCGCTACGCGAGCATCGTGGGGCACGAGCGGGTGGTCGCCGGGACGGACTGCGGCTTCGCCAATTTCGCCTCCTACGAGATCGTCGACCCGAAGATCGCCTGGATGAAGCTCGCCGCCCTTGCGGAGGGTGCAGCACTCGCGTCACGAAACCTGAGGCTGCGCGACGCCGCTTAA
- a CDS encoding ABC transporter substrate-binding protein: protein MRISRRSLLQSALVGSAVASAGILSRIAPAIAQSDTVAVGSLHDLSGGTDVYGVPSHMCMKVAIDEINAAGGLLGKKIELKTYDGQSDIKNYPQYAQQAALRDKVVMVQGAIIGAEREAARPVLRRYKVPFFYGTIYEGGLCEANAISVNTGSDQQAIPLLEWSFKNLGKKVFYIGADYIAPRNIGIWTNYLAKQNGGEVVGEDYYPLDVTDFSTAIAKIQAAKPDYVHSCLVGGPHMSFYRQWAAAGMLHKIPIVSVVFGGGNEHMVLTPDETDGIIAAYNYFEELDTPENKAFLDRINAAVGPERPYINGIAIGGYIGPMIWAEAVKKAGSFERDALMAAFADNIEWHGPSGRMVVEGATHSTQQDMHIMQVKDRKWHHLATWEQVRPYGFEGRCDLKANPGNTEILVPVV, encoded by the coding sequence ATGAGAATTTCCCGCAGGTCTCTGTTGCAGTCGGCGCTGGTGGGGTCGGCAGTCGCCTCGGCTGGCATCTTGTCCAGGATCGCACCGGCGATCGCCCAGTCGGATACGGTGGCCGTCGGCTCCCTTCACGACCTTTCCGGCGGCACCGACGTCTATGGCGTTCCCTCGCACATGTGCATGAAGGTTGCCATCGACGAGATCAACGCTGCCGGCGGCCTGCTCGGCAAGAAGATCGAGCTCAAGACCTATGACGGCCAGTCGGACATCAAGAACTATCCGCAATATGCGCAGCAGGCGGCCTTGCGGGACAAGGTGGTGATGGTGCAAGGCGCCATCATCGGCGCCGAGCGCGAGGCAGCGCGTCCGGTCCTGCGCCGCTATAAAGTGCCCTTCTTCTACGGCACCATCTATGAAGGCGGCCTCTGCGAGGCGAACGCCATCTCTGTCAATACGGGAAGCGACCAGCAGGCGATCCCGCTCCTGGAATGGTCGTTCAAGAATCTCGGCAAGAAGGTCTTCTATATCGGTGCCGACTACATCGCGCCGCGCAACATCGGCATCTGGACCAACTACCTGGCCAAGCAGAACGGCGGCGAGGTGGTTGGCGAAGACTACTATCCCCTGGACGTGACCGACTTCAGCACCGCTATTGCCAAGATCCAGGCCGCCAAGCCGGACTATGTCCATTCCTGCCTCGTCGGCGGGCCGCACATGTCCTTCTACCGCCAGTGGGCGGCCGCCGGAATGCTGCACAAGATCCCGATCGTGTCGGTGGTCTTCGGCGGCGGCAACGAGCACATGGTGCTCACCCCCGACGAGACCGACGGCATCATCGCCGCCTACAACTATTTCGAGGAACTGGACACGCCGGAGAACAAGGCCTTTCTCGATCGCATCAACGCCGCGGTCGGCCCCGAGCGGCCCTACATCAACGGCATCGCGATCGGTGGCTATATCGGGCCGATGATCTGGGCGGAGGCGGTGAAGAAGGCGGGAAGCTTCGAGCGCGACGCGCTGATGGCCGCCTTTGCCGACAATATCGAATGGCACGGGCCAAGCGGCCGGATGGTGGTCGAAGGCGCGACCCACAGCACGCAGCAGGACATGCACATCATGCAGGTCAAGGACCGCAAATGGCACCATCTCGCCACCTGGGAACAGGTACGGCCGTATGGTTTTGAGGGTCGCTGCGATCTGAAGGCCAATCCGGGCAACACGGAAATCCTGGTTCCGGTCGTCTGA
- a CDS encoding branched-chain amino acid ABC transporter permease, giving the protein MDQLVVLLIAVATSVALLALVSLGLAIIFGMMRVINFAHGEFIMLGGYATVLSANHGVNIWAAIFVVAPATVAAVGLVAERLIVRRFYGQTVMTLLATWGLSLFLIGAVTALFGNTTHGVAAPLGSVALGAYSVSAYQLVLIAVVAVLIVASLVALNRTSWGLVARGTMQNPEMASTLGIDPKRVYAVTFTAGAALAGLAGGLLAPISGVIPHMGASYVARAFVTVISGGTAMVTGMISAAALFGPIEALLSFATTPVIGQAGLLVAAVILLRLMPEGISGRFSGRRT; this is encoded by the coding sequence ATGGACCAGCTCGTCGTGCTCCTCATCGCGGTTGCGACCAGCGTGGCGCTTCTGGCCCTGGTCAGCCTCGGCCTCGCGATCATCTTCGGCATGATGCGGGTCATCAATTTCGCCCATGGCGAATTCATCATGCTGGGCGGCTATGCGACCGTCCTTTCCGCCAACCATGGCGTCAATATCTGGGCGGCGATCTTCGTGGTCGCACCGGCAACGGTTGCGGCCGTCGGTCTCGTTGCGGAGCGGCTGATCGTGCGCCGCTTCTACGGGCAGACGGTGATGACGCTGCTGGCGACCTGGGGCTTGAGCCTCTTCCTGATCGGCGCCGTCACCGCGCTCTTCGGCAACACCACGCACGGCGTGGCGGCGCCGCTTGGTAGTGTCGCGCTCGGCGCCTACTCCGTCAGCGCCTATCAGCTCGTGCTCATCGCCGTTGTCGCGGTGCTGATCGTGGCGAGCCTCGTGGCCCTGAACCGCACGTCCTGGGGGCTTGTCGCCCGCGGCACGATGCAAAACCCCGAAATGGCCTCCACGCTCGGCATCGACCCAAAGCGGGTCTATGCGGTCACCTTCACGGCCGGCGCCGCCCTCGCCGGATTGGCGGGTGGGCTGCTCGCGCCCATATCCGGCGTCATCCCCCATATGGGTGCAAGCTATGTGGCGCGCGCCTTCGTTACCGTCATCAGCGGCGGCACGGCCATGGTGACGGGGATGATCTCGGCCGCAGCGCTCTTCGGGCCCATCGAGGCACTCCTGTCTTTCGCCACGACGCCCGTGATCGGCCAGGCCGGCCTGCTCGTGGCGGCCGTCATCCTTCTGCGCCTGATGCCGGAGGGCATCTCGGGCCGCTTTTCGGGGCGACGCACATGA
- a CDS encoding branched-chain amino acid ABC transporter permease yields MTGIRRHAAAVAFFGLLIAFAVAGPWIFELFALLQLSTFSALALATLGLAFVWGSMGILSFGHAAFFGLGAYAYAITVLNLADSTLALPLAILTPALFSLLLGYFLFFGRVGDVYLAVITLCVTLILFSFMNSTSDPSYRIGSAMLGGFNGINGVPPLNWPGEPDAFLSPEAMFRFCFVILALVYGLLYLLRLSAPGRIMVAVRENELRSQLLGYDTRLYKMAGFTVSAAIAGLAGALFTANAGFVGPTVFGLNQASQFLLWVVAGGLGTLAGPLVASFVFQYLANHLGTSQLINTSLVFGAIIIFLVLLMPRGILPAAQAAWVAAMVGRDACRSTSLTPPRHW; encoded by the coding sequence ATGACCGGGATTCGTCGGCACGCGGCGGCTGTCGCCTTCTTCGGCCTGCTGATCGCCTTCGCGGTGGCCGGACCCTGGATCTTCGAGCTCTTCGCCCTGTTGCAGCTCTCCACCTTCTCGGCGCTGGCGCTCGCCACGCTGGGGCTCGCCTTCGTGTGGGGGTCCATGGGCATCCTGAGTTTTGGCCATGCGGCCTTCTTCGGGCTCGGGGCCTATGCCTATGCCATAACCGTCCTCAACCTCGCCGACAGCACGCTCGCGCTGCCCCTGGCCATTCTTACGCCGGCGCTGTTTTCGCTCCTGCTCGGATATTTTCTGTTCTTCGGCCGCGTGGGCGACGTCTACCTGGCCGTCATCACGCTCTGCGTGACGCTGATCCTGTTCAGCTTTATGAACTCGACCTCGGATCCCTCCTATCGGATCGGCTCGGCCATGCTGGGCGGGTTCAACGGCATCAACGGCGTGCCGCCCCTCAATTGGCCCGGCGAGCCCGACGCGTTCCTTTCGCCCGAAGCGATGTTCCGCTTCTGCTTCGTCATCCTGGCGCTCGTCTATGGCCTCCTTTACCTGCTGCGCCTCAGCGCTCCCGGCCGCATCATGGTCGCCGTGCGCGAGAACGAGCTCCGCAGCCAGCTCCTCGGCTATGATACGCGCCTCTACAAGATGGCGGGCTTCACCGTCAGCGCGGCCATCGCCGGCCTGGCCGGTGCGCTTTTCACGGCGAATGCGGGTTTCGTCGGCCCGACTGTCTTCGGCCTCAACCAGGCCTCTCAATTCCTGCTGTGGGTGGTGGCGGGCGGCCTCGGAACGCTCGCCGGGCCTCTGGTGGCGAGCTTTGTCTTCCAATATCTGGCGAACCATCTCGGCACGAGCCAGCTCATCAACACCTCGCTGGTTTTCGGAGCGATCATCATCTTCCTCGTGCTCCTCATGCCGCGCGGCATCCTGCCGGCCGCTCAAGCGGCCTGGGTCGCCGCCATGGTTGGCCGCGACGCGTGCCGCTCGACCAGCCTGACGCCACCGCGGCACTGGTGA
- a CDS encoding ATP-binding cassette domain-containing protein gives MTDAPILRTEKLTCRFGGVVAVNSVDLTVTEGELRCLIGPNGAGKSTLFKCLTHQLRPTSGSILLNGRNLDGYHPHQIARMGVAIKNQVPSVYGGLSVRENIWLAGKRSHPRPGLDDTVDWALDEIGFADPRDFSRMVDELSHAHRQWVELGMLLVTRPVLGLLDEPAAGMTRDEMLKTVGLIRRLNQRSTIIVVEHDLEFISLLAKRVTVLHRGAILVEDTMDNILRNPTVREIYLGSQWQPAP, from the coding sequence ATGACTGATGCGCCGATCCTGCGGACGGAGAAGCTCACCTGCCGCTTCGGCGGCGTGGTGGCGGTCAACAGCGTCGATCTCACCGTCACTGAAGGCGAGCTGCGGTGCCTGATCGGACCCAACGGTGCGGGCAAGAGCACGCTGTTCAAGTGCCTGACGCACCAGCTCCGGCCGACGAGCGGCAGCATTCTGCTGAATGGGCGGAATCTTGATGGCTATCACCCGCATCAGATCGCGCGCATGGGTGTCGCGATCAAGAACCAGGTCCCGAGCGTTTATGGCGGGCTGAGCGTGCGCGAGAACATCTGGCTTGCCGGCAAGCGGTCGCATCCCCGGCCGGGCCTCGACGACACCGTCGACTGGGCGCTGGATGAGATCGGCTTTGCTGATCCCCGCGATTTCTCCAGGATGGTCGACGAGCTGTCGCATGCGCACCGGCAATGGGTGGAGCTCGGCATGCTCCTGGTGACGCGCCCCGTGCTGGGGCTGCTCGACGAGCCCGCCGCCGGCATGACGCGGGACGAAATGCTGAAAACCGTCGGCCTGATCAGGCGGCTCAATCAGCGGTCCACGATCATCGTCGTCGAGCACGACCTCGAGTTCATCTCGCTCCTGGCCAAGCGGGTGACGGTGCTGCACCGCGGCGCGATCCTGGTGGAAGACACGATGGACAACATTCTCCGCAACCCGACGGTGCGCGAGATCTATCTGGGGTCACAATGGCAGCCGGCCCCATGA
- a CDS encoding ABC transporter ATP-binding protein — protein sequence MMLSVRNVSAGYGKAPVLRNVTLSQNEGEILGIVGHNGMGKTTLLRVLMGLIAVERGSIAFAGEAVEALPPHRRSRMGLAYVPQGGQGFPDLTVAESLRLAAAAGSWRARKTVDEVVSLFPKLGPLLSRRSSALSGGERQMLAIARAVIRSPRLLLLDELSEGVQPSVVEELAERLRELHAKEGISILIVDQELAFVASLVNRAYVMQKGQLAREVSPRDLADPEILGVFGMA from the coding sequence ATGATGCTTTCGGTCCGCAATGTCAGTGCCGGATATGGGAAGGCGCCGGTGCTGCGCAACGTGACCCTCTCCCAGAACGAGGGCGAGATCCTCGGCATTGTCGGCCACAACGGCATGGGCAAGACCACGCTGCTGCGCGTGCTGATGGGCCTGATCGCCGTCGAGCGTGGCTCCATCGCCTTTGCCGGAGAGGCGGTCGAGGCGCTGCCGCCGCATCGCCGCAGCCGGATGGGGCTCGCCTATGTGCCGCAGGGAGGGCAAGGTTTCCCGGACTTGACCGTTGCGGAGAGCCTCAGGCTCGCGGCTGCCGCGGGATCATGGCGCGCCAGAAAAACGGTGGACGAGGTCGTCAGCCTGTTCCCAAAGCTCGGGCCGCTGCTTTCGCGCCGCAGCTCGGCCTTGAGCGGCGGTGAGCGCCAGATGCTGGCGATCGCGCGGGCGGTGATCCGGTCGCCGCGGCTGCTCCTGTTGGACGAGCTATCGGAAGGCGTGCAGCCGTCGGTCGTCGAGGAGCTGGCCGAGCGGCTTCGCGAGCTCCATGCCAAGGAAGGGATCAGCATCCTGATCGTCGACCAGGAGCTCGCCTTCGTCGCCTCCCTCGTGAACCGGGCCTATGTGATGCAGAAGGGTCAGCTGGCGCGAGAGGTTTCACCGCGCGATCTCGCAGATCCGGAAATCCTGGGCGTATTCGGCATGGCATGA
- a CDS encoding phosphodiesterase produces the protein MKIVHLSDTHIVAAPAMLYGLDPRERFRLAVGHINAHHADAALCVVTGDLAHWGEPDAYETFRGIAGELIPPVALLIGNHDDRATFTACFPDAPRDQNGFVQSSRPVGGHTLLTLDTKGEEGHAGAYCSARLAWLETELAGAAGPVLIFMHHPPFAVGIARMDEIALADRKAFAEIVKPHAHRISHLFLGHLHRPVAGNWLGIPFTVVRSINHQVALRFGAEEKEVFGCQEPPAYGVAILGEDGLVVHGCDFLNASSDFSLDVDELKGRSHATEMPAPA, from the coding sequence ATGAAGATCGTTCATCTGTCGGACACGCACATCGTCGCCGCGCCGGCCATGCTCTACGGGCTCGATCCTCGCGAGCGCTTCCGGCTCGCGGTCGGGCACATCAACGCCCACCATGCCGATGCCGCGCTCTGCGTCGTGACCGGCGACCTCGCGCACTGGGGAGAGCCCGACGCCTACGAAACGTTCCGCGGCATCGCCGGTGAATTGATCCCTCCGGTGGCCCTGCTCATCGGCAACCATGACGATCGGGCGACGTTCACGGCGTGTTTCCCTGACGCCCCCCGTGATCAGAACGGCTTTGTCCAATCATCGCGGCCTGTGGGCGGCCACACCCTGCTGACGTTGGATACGAAGGGCGAAGAAGGTCATGCCGGCGCTTATTGCAGCGCCCGTCTCGCCTGGCTGGAGACAGAGCTTGCCGGGGCGGCAGGGCCCGTTCTCATATTCATGCACCATCCACCATTCGCGGTCGGCATCGCTCGAATGGACGAGATCGCGCTCGCCGACCGGAAGGCGTTTGCCGAGATCGTCAAACCGCATGCACACCGGATCAGCCACCTTTTCCTGGGGCATCTTCATCGGCCGGTCGCCGGCAACTGGCTAGGCATTCCCTTTACCGTCGTGCGCAGCATCAACCACCAGGTCGCTCTGCGCTTCGGCGCCGAGGAGAAGGAGGTGTTCGGCTGCCAGGAGCCGCCTGCCTACGGCGTTGCAATCTTGGGCGAGGACGGGCTGGTGGTGCACGGGTGCGACTTCCTCAATGCCTCGTCAGATTTTTCGCTGGACGTCGATGAGCTGAAAGGCCGGTCGCACGCCACGGAGATGCCGGCCCCGGCGTGA